The Niastella koreensis GR20-10 genome includes a window with the following:
- a CDS encoding type I addiction module toxin, SymE family — protein MQEHVEQFTTKEELFKHVDKILQENGTYRIDYAEDCATLYYSYPEPDRLYTVLKGDDKDCLIFYIPTRGGNISVQLDKGDTLIFESEEEDDGKVWFSYPKRLIGREAEDMEDAVGYTEFGSLLEMDACGWIENYNSPDLGEPVQMAPCKTKDKTVIKKTVPRIRTSKKEPDVYVDYKMDGAGDRSIKRAKKLFTRMKDTLADVAHVSQYMSDYDNKCIRTLKISELSYFNSHSINKPAPYIRISGRWLEKAGFNMGDCIQVVAIKNMMLIVPVPPPFNPYEWEEK, from the coding sequence ATGCAAGAACATGTTGAACAATTCACGACAAAAGAAGAACTGTTTAAGCACGTCGATAAAATTTTGCAGGAAAACGGCACCTATCGTATCGATTATGCCGAAGACTGCGCAACGCTTTATTACTCATATCCTGAGCCTGATCGTCTCTACACCGTTTTGAAAGGAGACGATAAAGACTGTCTAATATTCTATATCCCTACACGCGGCGGTAATATTTCTGTTCAACTCGATAAAGGCGATACATTGATTTTTGAAAGCGAGGAAGAAGACGACGGCAAAGTATGGTTTTCCTATCCGAAACGGTTAATTGGGCGTGAAGCGGAAGACATGGAAGACGCGGTTGGTTATACTGAGTTTGGTAGCTTATTGGAGATGGACGCCTGCGGCTGGATCGAAAATTATAACTCACCTGATCTAGGTGAACCTGTTCAAATGGCACCGTGTAAAACCAAAGACAAAACCGTTATAAAGAAAACAGTTCCACGCATTCGGACAAGCAAAAAAGAGCCGGACGTGTATGTGGATTATAAAATGGATGGTGCGGGGGACAGGTCAATCAAACGTGCTAAAAAGCTGTTCACTCGAATGAAAGATACCCTGGCTGATGTTGCGCATGTGTCTCAGTATATGAGTGATTACGATAACAAGTGCATCCGAACACTCAAAATATCCGAACTTTCTTATTTCAATTCGCATTCCATCAATAAACCAGCTCCTTATATCAGGATTTCAGGGCGATGGTTGGAAAAGGCAGGATTTAACATGGGTGATTGCATACAGGTTGTTGCAATTAAAAACATGATGCTCATTGTGCCGGTGCCTCCTCCGTTTAATCCCTATGAGTGGGAGGAAAAATAA